Proteins encoded in a region of the Sugiyamaella lignohabitans strain CBS 10342 chromosome B, complete sequence genome:
- the VPS45 gene encoding Vps45p (Protein of the Sec1p/Munc-18 family; essential for vacuolar protein sorting; required for the function of Pep12p and the early endosome/late Golgi SNARE Tlg2p; essential for fusion of Golgi-derived vesicles with the prevacuolar compartment; GO_component: GO:0000139 - Golgi membrane [Evidence IDA] [PMID 7720726]; GO_component: GO:0031201 - SNARE complex [Evidence IPI] [PMID 10397773]; GO_component: GO:0005737 - cytoplasm [Evidence IEA,IEA]; GO_component: GO:0005829 - cytosol [Evidence IDA] [PMID 9624182]; GO_component: GO:0019898 - extrinsic component of membrane [Evidence IDA] [PMID 7720726]; GO_component: GO:0016020 - membrane [Evidence IEA]; GO_component: GO:0005774 - vacuolar membrane [Evidence IEA]; GO_component: GO:0005773 - vacuole [Evidence IEA]; GO_function: GO:0000149 - SNARE binding [Evidence IPI] [PMID 16769821]; GO_function: GO:0051082 - unfolded protein binding [Evidence IMP,IPI] [PMID 11432826]; GO_process: GO:0032258 - CVT pathway [Evidence IMP] [PMID 10545112]; GO_process: GO:0006895 - Golgi to endosome transport [Evidence IGI] [PMID 9335586]; GO_process: GO:0006896 - Golgi to vacuole transport [Evidence IMP] [PMID 7720726]; GO_process: GO:0048210 - Golgi vesicle fusion to target membrane [Evidence IMP] [PMID 9650782]; GO_process: GO:0035543 - positive regulation of SNARE complex assembly [Evidence IMP] [PMID 11432826]; GO_process: GO:0006623 - protein targeting to vacuole [Evidence IMP] [PMID 7628704]; GO_process: GO:0015031 - protein transport [Evidence IEA]; GO_process: GO:0006810 - transport [Evidence IEA]; GO_process: GO:0007035 - vacuolar acidification [Evidence IMP] [PMID 7628704]; GO_process: GO:0000011 - vacuole inheritance [Evidence IMP] [PMID 1493335]; GO_process: GO:0007033 - vacuole organization [Evidence IMP] [PMID 9650782]; GO_process: GO:0006904 - vesicle docking involved in exocytosis [Evidence IEA]; GO_process: GO:0016192 - vesicle-mediated transport [Evidence IEA]), producing MKQRPLIRFDRNSSMAKKLAHEVSYIVKQERTQLFDFRKPDTAPILLILDRRNDPITPLLTPWTYQAMVHELVGIQNNRVDLSNVPDISKDLKEIVLSADKDPFFAKTMYLNFGDLGASIKDYVSQYQAKTKSNSVIESIADMKRFVEDYPEFRRLSGNVSKHVTLVSELSRLVSTNGDLLEVSELEQSLACNDSHNSDMKNVQQMLVQSQVSANSKLRLVALYALRYQYHSNNATEALLGLLGTQHPEIASKIHAVRILVNSYAGGKQRQENLFASSSFFARAQSGFKGLKGVENVYTQHEPLLKTTLTNLIKGKLKKTTHPYYDPGDGSLPSWAVHGMGSGPGSNSDDGEKPQDIIIFMVGGTTYEEARVVAEMNAVARGVRILIGGTTIHNSQSFLNDIEDAGSRWPPPPPATASERLASRVH from the coding sequence atgAAACAGCGACCGTTGATTCGGTTCGACCGTAATAGCAGCATGGCTAAGAAACTGGCGCATGAAGTATCATACATTGTCAAACAAGAACGAACACAGCTTTTTGATTTCCGAAAACCAGACACTGCGCCGATTCTGCTGATTCTAGACCGTCGTAACGATCCTATTACTCCGTTACTAACGCCGTGGACGTATCAAGCCATGGTTCATGAACTGGTAGGAATCCAAAACAACAGAGTGGATCTATCCAATGTGCCAGATATCAGTAAAGATTTGAAAGAAATCGTACTATCGGCAGATAAGGACCCGTTTTTTGCGAAAACGATGTACCTGAATTTCGGAGACCTTGGAGCCAGTATCAAGGACTATGTATCACAGTACCAAGCAAAGACGAAATCAAACTCGGTCATTGAGAGTATTGCCGATATGAAACGGTTTGTAGAAGATTATCCCGAGTTCAGACGATTGTCGGGAAACGTTTCGAAACATGTGACTCTTGTCAGCGAGTTATCTCGACTGGTTTCGACAAATGGCGATTTGCTTGAAGTGTCTGAATTAGAACAGTCGTTAGCTTGTAACGATTCGCATAATTCCGATATGAAGAATGTACAGCAGATGTTGGTTCAATCACAGGTTTCTGCGAATTCGAAACTTCGACTTGTCGCTTTATACGCTCTACGGTACCAGTACCATTCCAACAACGCTACTGAAGCATTATTAGGGCTTCTGGGCACTCAGCATCCGGAAATAGCGTCGAAAATTCATGCCGTGCGCATTCTTGTTAACTCGTATGCTGGAGGAAAGCAGCGCCAGGAGAATCTGTTTGCATCGAGCTCGTTTTTTGCACGAGCCCAGTCGGGATTCAAGGGGCTGAAGGGCGTGGAGAACGTGTATACTCAGCACGAGCCACTGCTGAAAACGACGCTGACAAATCTTATTAAGGGTAAGCTGAAGAAAACCACTCACCCTTACTACGATCCTGGCGACGGGTCTCTGCCGTCATGGGCTGTTCATGGCATGGGTAGTGGTCCTGGCAGCAATTCTGACGATGGCGAGAAGCCCCAGGAtatcattattttcatGGTTGGCGGTACCACCTACGAAGAAGCCCGTGTTGTGGCTGAAATGAACGCCGTGGCTCGAGGTGTTCGAATCCTCATTGGCGGCACTACAATCCACAACTCCCAGTCGTTTCTCAACGACATTGAAGATGCCGGGTCTCGCtggccaccaccacctcctgcCACTGCTTCCGAACGTCTCGCTTCACGGGTTCATTAG
- the CBC2 gene encoding Cbc2p (Small subunit of the heterodimeric cap binding complex with Sto1p; interacts with Npl3p, possibly to package mRNA for export from the nucleus; may have a role in telomere maintenance; contains an RNA-binding motif; GO_component: GO:0000243 - commitment complex [Evidence IDA] [PMID 8682299]; GO_component: GO:0005737 - cytoplasm [Evidence IEA]; GO_component: GO:0005846 - nuclear cap binding complex [Evidence IEA]; GO_component: GO:0005846 - nuclear cap binding complex [Evidence IDA] [PMID 8811086]; GO_component: GO:0005634 - nucleus [Evidence IEA,IEA]; GO_component: GO:0048471 - perinuclear region of cytoplasm [Evidence IEA]; GO_function: GO:0003723 - RNA binding [Evidence IEA]; GO_function: GO:0000339 - RNA cap binding [Evidence IEA]; GO_function: GO:0000339 - RNA cap binding [Evidence IDA,ISS] [PMID 8682299]; GO_function: GO:0003676 - nucleic acid binding [Evidence IEA]; GO_function: GO:0000166 - nucleotide binding [Evidence IEA]; GO_process: GO:0008380 - RNA splicing [Evidence IEA]; GO_process: GO:0045292 - mRNA cis splicing, via spliceosome [Evidence IEA]; GO_process: GO:0006397 - mRNA processing [Evidence IEA]; GO_process: GO:0000398 - mRNA splicing, via spliceosome [Evidence IMP] [PMID 8682299]; GO_process: GO:0051028 - mRNA transport [Evidence IEA]; GO_process: GO:0000184 - nuclear-transcribed mRNA catabolic process, nonsense-mediated decay [Evidence IEA]; GO_process: GO:0006810 - transport [Evidence IEA]), translated as MSRIDNPDLFTVHSTERTDGPSGYILRQAKRSQKGQDDLKAVETTKTLYVGNLSFYTSEEQIFELFSKAGEITRIIMGLDRFNKTPCGFCFVEYETHKQAVDCVKYINGTKLDDRVVKVDLDPGFVEGRQYGRGSSGGQVRDEFRDDYDPGRGGYGKRWSQAAQADRDAL; from the coding sequence ATGAGCCGAATTGACAACCCCGATCTATTCACAGTTCACTCGACAGAACGAACAGACGGCCCTAGTGGATATATTCTAAGGCAAGCCAAGAGATCACAAAAGGGCCAAGATGACTTGAAAGCAGTAGAAACCACCAAGACTTTATATGTTGGCAATCTGTCATTCTACACATCTGAAGAGCAGATTTTTGAACTGTTTTCTAAAGCAGGTGAGATCACCCGAATCATCATGGGACTCGATAGATTCAACAAGACGCCATGTGGATTCTGTTTCGTAGAGTACGAGACTCATAAACAAGCAGTTGACTGTGTTAAATACATCAATGGCACGAAGTTAGACGACCGAGTGGTCAAAGTGGACCTTGACCCGGGATTTGTAGAAGGAAGACAGTACGGACGAGGCAGCAGTGGGGGTCAAGTGCGTGACGAGTTCCGAGATGACTACGACCCAGGCAGAGGAGGATACGGAAAGCGGTGGTCACAAGCAGCACAGGCCGACAGAGATGCTCTATGA
- the DJP1 gene encoding Djp1p (Cytosolic J-domain-containing protein; required for peroxisomal protein import and involved in peroxisome assembly, homologous to E. coli DnaJ; GO_component: GO:0005737 - cytoplasm [Evidence IEA,IEA]; GO_component: GO:0005829 - cytosol [Evidence IDA] [PMID 9679141]; GO_function: GO:0051087 - chaperone binding [Evidence ISS] [PMID 9679141]; GO_process: GO:0016558 - protein import into peroxisome matrix [Evidence IMP] [PMID 9679141]): MVVDTAYYEILEVSTDASELDIKRAYRKMAIRHHPDKNPDDPTAHERFQAIGEAYQVLSDPDLRKRYDQFGKEQAVPDAGFEDPAEFFTTIFGGEAFADLIGEISLIKDLTKTMEIASLDDDEDDLVTGEKKSEVKADAEKTSTPGAGGSGLSPTAAAEASPLNSASTKTGGHSPSGSATTATSPFPNVQSPQPSYGAAEARPAATSPLPGTKSGKGTPVLAAITAGPDSDAHSTASSSTATEKKKEKKDKKSKNSLSKEQKAELEQYEIERQKAKAERLETLRVKLIDRISVWTETGKDDAVTYAFKEKTRLEAENLKMESFGIELLHAIGHTYYSKGSTLLKSQKFLGISGFFSRVKEKGTLAKDTWNTISSALDAQSSLQEMARAEEKGGDEWTEERRVEMERTLLGKILAAAWNGSRYEIQSVLREVCDQVLYDKSVPMSKRLERAQALVIIGSIFKSTVRTAEEAAEAQMFEELVAEAAASKKKKKDKHQHQTAAEKSADAASAAASAAASH, encoded by the coding sequence atggtTGTTGATACTGCGTATTACGAAATCCTAGAGGTTTCGACCGATGCGTCGGAACTGGATATCAAGCGGGCCTATCGTAAGATGGCTATTAGACATCACCCTGACAAGAACCCGGATGATCCAACTGCTCATGAACGGTTCCAGGCTATTGGAGAAGCTTATCAAGTACTGAGTGATCCCGACCTACGTAAAAGATACGATCAATTTGGTAAAGAACAAGCAGTTCCAGATGCTGGTTTCGAAGACCCAGCTGAGTTTTTCACGACGATTTTCGGAGGTGAAGCGTTTGCAGACTTAATTGGCGAAATTTCGCTTATAAAAGATCTTACCAAGACTATGGAAATCGCTTCTTtagacgacgatgaagacgatCTTGTTACCGGTGAAAAGAAATCCGAAGTCAAGGCCGATGCTGAGAAGACGTCGACTCCTGGCGCCGGTGGTTCCGGATTGTCCCctacagcagctgctgaagccAGTCCTCTTAACAGCGCATCTACCAAGACAGGAGGTCATTCTCCTAGTGGAAGTGCTACTACAGCCACCAGCCCGTTTCCTAATGTTCAATCTCCACAACCGTCGTATGGAGCGGCTGAAGCTAGACCAGCTGCTACTTCACCACTTCCAGGAACGAAATCTGGAAAAGGTACACCAGTTCTGGCTGCTATTACAGCCGGACCAGATAGCGATGCTCATTCaactgcttcatcttcaacagctactgaaaagaaaaaggagaaaaaaGACAAGAAGTCGAAGAATTCGCTTTCTAAAGAGCAGAAAGCCGAGCTTGAACAGTATGAGATCGAGCGTCAAAAGGCCAAAGCCGAGCGTCTTGAGACCCTGAGAGTGAAACTTATTGACCGTATCTCGGTTTGGACAGAGACCGGCAAAGACGATGCAGTCACTTATGCATTTAAAGAAAAGACCCGTCTCGAGGCtgagaacttgaaaatggaGTCGTTTGGTATCGAGTTGTTGCATGCCATTGGCCATACTTATTACTCAAAGGGCTCAACACTTTTAAAGTCGCAAAAGTTCTTAGGAATCTCTGGGTTTTTCAGCAGAGTTAAAGAGAAAGGAACTCTTGCCAAGGATACCTGGAACACCATTTCCAGTGCGTTAGACGCACAATCGTCGTTGCAAGAGATGGCTCGTGCTGAAGAGAAAGGTGGAGACGAATGGACTGAAGAACGCCGTGTTGAAATGGAACGTACTTTACTAGGTAAAATCCTGGCCGCTGCATGGAACGGATCACGTTACGAGATCCAATCGGTGCTTCGTGAGGTGTGTGATCAAGTTCTGTACGACAAATCTGTGCCCATGTCGAAGCGATTAGAACGAGCACAAGCGCTAGTCATCATTGGATCCATCTTCAAATCGACAGTACGCACTGCCGAAGAGGCGGCCGAAGCACAGATGTTCGAAGAACTAGTGGccgaggctgctgccagcaaaaagaagaagaaagacaagcaccagcaccagacgGCCGCCGAAAAGTCTGCCGACGCCGCCAGTGCCGCTGCCAGCGCCGCTGCCTCGCACTGA
- a CDS encoding Uric acid-xanthine permease (UAPA transporter) has product MTASNNIIDPVVVYADEEELPHPIAQTKTATTIRSTAETIRRKITTREGILGDFDYAYLFTPRIPFYTSMKERQSSEPTRSSTVFFGLNSSIPLLLGIVLGLQHCLAMLAGIITPPIIISSMANLTTEDSEYLVSASLIACGFLSMVQIIRFRILKTKYYIGTGLLSVVGTSFSTISVVSTAFPQFYKNGFCPSDANGKPLPCPDAYGALLGTCAVCGLIEVLLSFCPPKILQKIFPPLVTGPVVLLIGTSLVQSGFQDWVGGSGCATPGTICPSPGAPHALPWGSAQFIGLGFLAFVCIVLCEKWGSPFMKSCSIVISLIIGCIVAAACGYFDRSTIDAAPVANFMWVKTFRLSVAGNMVLPVLSVYIVCMMETIGDVTATSDVSRQPVEGDLYDSRIQGGVLADGLNSIIAALMTITPMSTFAQNNGVISLTQCANRVAGLWACFFLIIMGIFSKFAGAIVAIPKPVLGGVTTFLFSSVAVSGIKIISSIPFTRRDRFVLTASLMFGFAALLVPNWFSQVFTYQGDNNRLKGLLDAVIIFMETPYSIAGFVGVIVNLVIRQEFDVATSIEDLDGTENVHLPGAETEK; this is encoded by the coding sequence ATGACGGCtagtaataatatcattgaTCCCGTAGTGGTATATGCCGACGAGGAGGAACTTCCTCATCCTATTGCCCAGACTAAAACGGCCACTACCATTCGATCCACTGCCGAAACTATTAGACGTAAAATCACTACTAGAGAAGGTATTCTTGGTGATTTTGACTatgcatatttatttactcCCCGAATCCCTTTCTACACATCGATGAAGGAGAGACAGAGCTCCGAGCCTACCAGATCGAGTACGGTATTCTTTGGCTTGAACTCGTCTATTCCACTTTTATTGGGTATTGTTCTTGGTTTACAGCACTGTTTGGCAATGTTGGCTGGTATCATTACCCCACCTATTATTATCTCCTCGATGGCTAACCTTACCACTGAGGACTCTGAATATTTagtttctgcttctttgaTTGCATGTGGCTTTCTTTCCATGGTCCAGATTATTCGATTCCGAATCTTGAAAACAAAGTATTATATTGGTACAGGTTTACTGTCTGTAGTCGGTACTTCATTTAGTACTATTTCTGTTGTCAGTACTGCATTCCCTCAATTTTACAAAAACGGATTCTGTCCTAGTGATGCCAACGGCAAGCCATTACCTTGTCCCGATGCATATGGCGCTCTACTTGGAACTTGTGCTGTATGTGGATTAATCGaggttcttctttctttctgtcCTCCTAagattcttcaaaagattTTCCCTCCACTTGTGACTGGTCCAGTTGTTTTGCTTATTGGAACCAGTCTTGTTCAAAGTGGATTCCAGGACTGGGttggtggttctggatGCGCTACTCCTGGTACTATCTGTCCTTCTCCTGGTGCTCCACACGCACTTCCATGGGGATCTGCTCAATTTATTGGACTCGGATTCCTCGCCTTTGTTTGTATTGTCTTGTGTGAGAAGTGGGGCTCTCCTTTCATGAAGAGTTGTTCTATTGTTATCTCGCTCATTATTGGATgtattgttgctgctgcctgtGGATACTTTGACCGTTCCACTATCGATGCTGCTCCCGTTGCCAATTTCATGTGGGTCAAGACTTTCAGGCTCTCGGTCGCTGGTAACATGGTATTGCCGGTGCTGTCTGTGTATATTGTGTGTATGATGGAGACTATTGGTGATGTTACCGCTACTTCAGATGTTAGTCGTCAGCCCGTTGAAGGTGATCTTTACGACTCTCGTATCCAAGGAGGTGTTCTTGCCGATGGTTTGAATTCCAttattgctgctcttaTGACCATCACCCCCATGTCGACCTTTGCCCAGAACAACGGTGTTATTTCCCTGACTCAATGTGCTAACCGTGTTGCTGGTCTTTGGGcctgtttcttcctcatcatcatggGCATCTTCTCCAAGTTTGCTGGAGCTATTGTGGCCATCCCCAAGCCGGTTCTTGGTGGTGTCACCACTTTCCTTTTCTCCAGTGTGGCTGTTTCTGGTATCAAGATTATCTCATCAATTCCTTTCACACGAAGAGACAGATTCGTGCTCACTGCTTCGCTCATGTTCGGCTTTGCTGCCTTGTTGGTGCCCAATTGGTTCTCTCAAGTCTTCACTTATCAAGGAGATAACAACAGACTCAAGGGACTTCTTGACGCtgtcatcattttcatggAGACTCCATATTCCATTGCTGGATTTGTGGGTGTCATTGTTAACCTGGTCATCCGCCAGGAATTCGATGTGGCCACCTCCATTGAAGATCTCGACGGCACTGAGAACGTCCACCTGCCAGGCGCCGAGACTGAAAAATAA
- the CLG1 gene encoding Clg1p (Cyclin-like protein that interacts with Pho85p; has sequence similarity to G1 cyclins PCL1 and PCL2; GO_component: GO:0000307 - cyclin-dependent protein kinase holoenzyme complex [Evidence IPI] [PMID 9032248]; GO_function: GO:0016538 - cyclin-dependent protein serine/threonine kinase regulator activity [Evidence ISA] [PMID 8212900]; GO_function: GO:0016538 - cyclin-dependent protein serine/threonine kinase regulator activity [Evidence IPI] [PMID 9032248]; GO_function: GO:0019901 - protein kinase binding [Evidence IEA]; GO_process: GO:0016239 - positive regulation of macroautophagy [Evidence IMP] [PMID 20417603]; GO_process: GO:0000079 - regulation of cyclin-dependent protein serine/threonine kinase activity [Evidence IEA]) gives MPGLPYYNDQMVTPPDYLVNHPAYGHNMPATRYASNPAPPQPYSYGMVAPAQAISAPYDYPYKQSIRYQQLQQQARAHAQAQAQAQAQAQAQQHSQDYQDYQQQRQAQSSSVQAHLPHQLQSQPQLQLQMPQTHVYAHQPQSQPGPHQSHTRHHHATSFSSNGTTFFVPTVPLDQMAPHMAPAGSSNGLRPALGPAIAPVVGQTGVSAPGTGHSVNGTAPAGAAAAAQAQAQPPTGGVSATLDYEIDQMSDFLSTMAFGIMVPMASTNQFTWDNPSFTAYKKFVCQVLTATRLPKSTIILALVYLSKKWAISKPTVVECDSSVVYTVLVVALLLANKFHDDNTFTNKSWNEATGIPVKELTTVEAQWLREIQWSLSLNQNDLKGWQKWNHCWKVYMSSKAAAVAAATVKQMSPYRSEAKEKYSDGLPSPTSPVYYSRDSSPRSNSPRRATYTIPKWYETANNTPVNAISSGRRSASQQHSSAALAAVTSNTSEPFVSYFQQSFAIPGTSAYDEEKAVDSASYNRRAIPGAYYNYPTHHHHAHHHQYPQSHYMAAYNHLAGCSCSLCVFEPIKQPAIHNGQWFGSSVVAC, from the coding sequence ATGCCTGGCTTACCTTATTATAATGATCAGATGGTCACTCCACCTGACTACTTAGTCAACCACCCAGCTTATGGTCATAACATGCCTGCTACCAGATATGCTTCCAATCCTGCTCCTCCTCAGCCTTATTCATATGGCatggtagctcctgctcaaGCTATCTCGGCTCCTTACGACTATCCTTATAAACAGTCTATCCGATATCAACAACTGCAACAGCAGGCTAGAGCCCATGCTcaggctcaagctcaagctcaggCTCAGGCTCAAGCCCAGCAGCATAGTCAAGATTATCAGGactatcaacaacaacgacaaGCCCAGTCGTCATCTGTTCAGGCccatcttcctcatcaacTACAGTCTCAACCTCAGTTACAGCTGCAAATGCCTCAGACTCATGTTTATGCCCATCAGCCACAATCCCAACCAGGACCCCATCAATCGCATACCAGACACCATCATGCTACTTCATTTTCGTCCAACGGAACAACGTTTTTTGTTCCTACTGTGCCTTTAGATCAAATGGCTCCACATATGGCACCCGCTGGTTCCTCTAATGGTCTAAGACCTGCTTTGGGTCCGGCTATTGCCCCCGTGGTTGGACAAACTGGTGTTTCTGCTCCAGGAACTGGTCACAGTGTTAATGgaacagcaccagcaggtgctgctgcagcagccCAGGCCCAAGCCCAGCCTCCAACTGGTGGAGTTTCTGCTACTTTAGACTACGAAATCGACCAAATGTCAGATTTCCTCTCAACAATGGCTTTTGGCATTATGGTACCTATGGCATCTACTAACCAGTTTACATGGGATAATCCCTCGTTTACTGCCTATAAAAAGTTTGTTTGTCAGGTTCTCACTGCTACTAGATTACCTAAATCGACGATTATTCTAGCTTTGGTGTACCTGTCAAAGAAATGGGCCATTTCCAAACCTACAGTTGTCGAATGCGACTCTTCAGTAGTCTATACCGTGCTTGTAGTTGCTCTTTTATTGGCAAATAAGTTTCACGATGACAATACTTTTACAAACAAATCGTGGAATGAGGCCACTGGTATTCCTGTCAAGGAGTTAACTACAGTCGAGGCACAATGGCTCAGAGAAATCCAATGGAGTTTATCCCTGAACCAAAATGACCTTAAAGGCTGGCAAAAGTGGAATCACTGCTGGAAAGTTTACATGTCTTCAaaggcagctgctgttgctgctgctactgttaAACAGATGTCTCCCTACCGATCCGAGGCTAAGGAGAAGTACAGCGATGGATTACCTTCACCAACCTCTCCTGTGTACTATTCACGGGATTCATCCCCTCGTAGTAACAGTCCTCGTAGAGCTACTTATACTATTCCTAAATGGTACGAGACAGCAAACAACACTCCTGTCAATGCCATATCGTCTGGTCGTCGTAGTGCCTCACAACAACATTCGTCTGCTGCACTTGCCGCTGTAACCAGTAACACTAGTGAACCTTTTGTGTCCTATTTCCAGCAGTCATTTGCTATCCCAGGAACATCTGCCtatgacgaagaaaagGCTGTTGACTCTGCCTCTTATAACCGAAGGGCTATACCTGGAGCTTACTATAACTACCCAactcatcaccatcatgctcatcatcatcaatacCCTCAATCCCATTACATGGCTGCTTATAACCACTTAGCTGGTTGTTCTTGCAGTTTATGTGTTTTTGAACCTATCAAACAACCTGCCATTCACAATGGCCAGTGGTTTGGATCCTCAGTTGTAGCCTGTTGA